The following is a genomic window from Flavobacteriales bacterium.
CGGGTCTTATACCCGAGTGGCTCTATGAGGTATTTCCATCTACGTGCCCGCAGCATGTGACTGCACCAGCCCAAGAACATGGAAATGAGCACCCAGATATACTCTGCACGTCCGAGGGCTTCAAGTAACTCGGCCCTCTGCTGAGGATCCTTGAAGGTGATGTACATGAGATATATGGCCAATCCGATAGGGACGACCACTTTGGCAACTTTGATGAGTTGTTTCATGGCTGTGACCTCAGTCCTTGAGGGAATTGGTCTTGGTATCTGGGAAGACCAGCCAAGGCTTGAAGGTCTTGGCCTCTTCGAAATCCAGATAGCAGTAGCCTATGATGATGACGATATCCCCAACCGCTACTTTGCGCGCTGCCGGACCATTGAGGCAGATGGTGCCTGTGCCGGCTTCGCCATATATGACATAGGTCTC
Proteins encoded in this region:
- a CDS encoding aspartate 1-decarboxylase produces the protein MKIQVVKSKIHRVHVTQADLNYVGSITIDQKLAEAANLLEGERVQIVNINNGERLETYVIYGEAGTGTICLNGPAARKVAVGDIVIIIGYCYLDFEEAKTFKPWLVFPDTKTNSLKD